The Azospirillaceae bacterium genome has a segment encoding these proteins:
- a CDS encoding LysR family transcriptional regulator, whose translation MQSLLAWDDLRLILEIARSGGLSGAARTLRLNHATVFRRLNGIETRIGVRLFDRFRTGYAPTPAGESAVALAERVEAEVRELELRLAGQDLRPSGTVRITTTDTLLSLLGPCLTEVRREHPEIVLEFVVSNAFLSLTRREADVAVRPTREPPPELVGRRVSAVAYAIYGVRGEAAGSKVDPFDRLWVAPDDSLSGLGAARWMRANVDPARIVGRADSVVGLLEMAKAGLGLAALPCFLGDREDGLERVRGPDPAMETALWLLTHDDLRGVARVRAVLNGLAEALARRRDLLEGRAVGGGRS comes from the coding sequence ATGCAAAGCCTGCTCGCTTGGGACGATTTGAGGCTAATTCTTGAGATCGCGCGCAGCGGCGGGCTGTCGGGTGCGGCCCGGACGCTGCGGCTGAACCATGCGACGGTCTTCCGCCGTCTGAACGGCATCGAGACTCGCATCGGGGTGCGGTTGTTCGACCGGTTCCGCACTGGATACGCCCCGACACCGGCCGGTGAAAGCGCGGTGGCCCTGGCCGAACGGGTCGAGGCGGAGGTGCGCGAACTGGAGTTGCGGCTGGCGGGCCAGGATCTGCGGCCGAGCGGAACCGTGCGCATCACCACGACCGATACGCTTCTGTCGCTGCTGGGGCCCTGCCTGACCGAGGTGCGGCGCGAGCACCCGGAGATCGTGCTCGAGTTCGTGGTGTCGAACGCCTTTCTCAGCCTCACCCGGCGCGAGGCGGACGTGGCCGTACGGCCCACGCGCGAACCGCCGCCCGAGCTGGTGGGTCGGCGGGTGTCGGCCGTCGCCTATGCGATCTATGGTGTCCGCGGGGAGGCGGCCGGTTCCAAGGTGGATCCCTTCGACCGGCTCTGGGTCGCGCCCGACGACAGCCTGTCGGGCCTGGGGGCCGCGCGCTGGATGCGGGCGAATGTCGACCCGGCGCGGATCGTCGGGCGTGCGGACTCGGTGGTGGGGCTGCTGGAAATGGCGAAGGCGGGCCTCGGCCTTGCGGCGCTGCCCTGCTTCCTGGGCGACCGGGAGGACGGGCTGGAGCGCGTGCGCGGCCCCGATCCGGCCATGGAGACGGCGTTGTGGCTCCTGACCCATGATGACTTGCGCGGCGTGGCCCGCGTGCGCGCCGTGCTCAACGGCTTGGCCGAGGCCCTGGCGCGGCGGCGGGACCTGCTGGAAGGGCGGGCGGTCGGAGGCGGCCGCTCGTGA
- a CDS encoding DoxX family protein, with product MPDARSVQLAALILRVSMGVMLIAHSLYLKLFIFTLAGTAAFFQSIGLPGALAYVVFALEAVGGIMLVLGIQSRLVSLVMVPILAGATWAHWGNGWMFGYPNGGWEYPLYLTVLAGVQVLLGDGAWALKPSQPLAIGGASESPRTA from the coding sequence ATGCCTGATGCACGTTCGGTCCAGTTAGCGGCCCTGATCCTCCGGGTGTCCATGGGCGTCATGCTCATCGCCCACAGCCTGTATCTGAAGCTCTTCATCTTCACGCTGGCCGGCACGGCCGCGTTCTTCCAGTCCATCGGCCTGCCGGGTGCGCTGGCCTATGTCGTGTTCGCGCTCGAAGCGGTTGGCGGCATCATGCTGGTGCTGGGCATCCAGTCGCGTCTGGTCTCCCTGGTGATGGTGCCGATCCTGGCCGGCGCGACCTGGGCCCACTGGGGCAACGGCTGGATGTTCGGCTACCCCAATGGCGGCTGGGAATACCCGCTGTACCTGACGGTTCTGGCCGGCGTGCAGGTCCTGCTCGGCGATGGCGCCTGGGCGCTGAAGCCCTCGCAGCCCCTGGCCATCGGTGGCGCATCCGAATCGCCCCGCACCGCCTGA
- a CDS encoding glutathione S-transferase family protein, with translation MPTLELVSHHLCPYVQRAAIVLAEKGVPFTRTYIDLANKPDWFLRISPLGKVPLLKVGDEVLFESAVICEYLDETAEPRLHPADPLERARHRAWMEFGSAILNDIGGFYSAPNAEAFQTKITALSDKFRRLEEVLSTNPNRDGPYFAGQTFRVVDAVFGPVFRYFDTFETIADFGIFADLPKVSAWRAALAERPSVRNAVTEDYPSRLSTFLRVRNSHLSGLMARAA, from the coding sequence ATGCCGACACTTGAACTGGTCAGCCATCATCTCTGCCCCTACGTGCAGCGCGCCGCCATCGTCCTGGCGGAAAAGGGGGTTCCGTTCACCCGGACCTACATCGATCTGGCCAACAAGCCGGATTGGTTCCTGCGCATCTCGCCGCTGGGCAAGGTGCCGCTGCTGAAGGTTGGGGACGAGGTCCTGTTCGAATCCGCGGTCATCTGCGAATACCTCGACGAAACCGCGGAGCCTCGCCTGCACCCCGCCGATCCGCTCGAACGGGCCCGCCACCGGGCCTGGATGGAGTTCGGATCGGCGATCCTGAACGACATCGGGGGCTTCTACTCCGCCCCCAATGCCGAGGCGTTCCAGACCAAGATCACCGCCCTGTCCGACAAGTTCCGTCGGCTGGAGGAGGTCCTGTCCACGAACCCGAACCGTGACGGCCCCTACTTCGCGGGCCAGACGTTCCGTGTCGTCGATGCGGTGTTCGGTCCGGTGTTCCGGTACTTCGACACGTTCGAGACGATCGCCGACTTCGGCATCTTCGCCGACCTGCCCAAGGTGAGCGCCTGGCGCGCCGCACTGGCGGAACGGCCGAGCGTGCGGAACGCGGTGACCGAAGACTACCCCAGCCGCCTCAGCACCTTCCTGCGGGTGCGCAACTCGCACCTGTCGGGGCTCATGGCGCGGGCCGCTTAA
- the cobT gene encoding nicotinate-nucleotide--dimethylbenzimidazole phosphoribosyltransferase, which translates to MSQPAVTFDEIRALVRELPGPDMEAGTAARARQAELIKPRGALGRLEDLAVWLATWQGRHPPEMRRPRICVFAANHGVVAQGVSAYPAAVTAQMVQAMIGGHAAVNQLAKVADADLRVFELALEMPTADFTRGPAMSEDDCARAMAYGMMAVEPGLHLLCLGEMGIGNTTSAAAVCAALFGGDAGDWVGPGTGVDMAGLARKRKAVEAGLAANPGASEDPLEALRCVGGLELAAIAGAILAARLARTPVLLDGFASTAAAAVLFKADPRALDHCQVAHLSTEPGHRRLLGILGKEPVLDFGMGLGEASGAALAIPILKAAVACHTDMATFAEAGVSGKVEGASGSAD; encoded by the coding sequence ATGAGCCAGCCGGCAGTGACCTTCGACGAAATCCGCGCCCTTGTGCGCGAGCTTCCGGGGCCGGACATGGAGGCGGGCACCGCGGCGCGTGCCCGCCAGGCGGAGCTGATCAAGCCGCGCGGAGCGCTCGGCCGGCTCGAGGATCTGGCGGTCTGGCTTGCCACATGGCAGGGGCGGCACCCGCCCGAGATGCGGCGGCCGCGCATCTGCGTGTTCGCCGCCAACCACGGTGTCGTGGCGCAGGGCGTGTCCGCCTATCCCGCCGCGGTGACTGCGCAGATGGTCCAGGCCATGATCGGCGGGCACGCGGCGGTGAACCAACTGGCCAAGGTGGCCGATGCGGACCTGCGGGTGTTCGAACTCGCCCTTGAAATGCCGACGGCCGACTTCACCCGCGGTCCCGCCATGTCCGAGGACGACTGCGCCCGTGCCATGGCGTACGGGATGATGGCGGTGGAGCCGGGCCTGCACCTGCTGTGCCTGGGCGAGATGGGCATCGGCAACACCACGTCGGCGGCGGCCGTCTGCGCCGCACTGTTCGGCGGCGATGCGGGGGACTGGGTCGGGCCCGGGACCGGCGTCGACATGGCCGGTCTGGCCCGCAAGCGCAAGGCGGTGGAGGCCGGTCTGGCGGCCAACCCGGGCGCGTCCGAGGATCCGTTGGAAGCCCTGCGCTGCGTCGGCGGACTGGAGCTGGCGGCCATCGCGGGGGCGATCCTGGCCGCCCGCCTTGCGCGGACGCCGGTGCTGCTGGACGGTTTCGCGTCCACCGCCGCGGCCGCCGTTCTGTTCAAGGCCGATCCGCGGGCGCTGGACCATTGCCAGGTCGCCCACCTCTCGACCGAACCCGGCCATCGGCGGCTGCTCGGGATCCTGGGCAAGGAGCCGGTGCTTGATTTCGGCATGGGGCTGGGCGAGGCGTCGGGGGCCGCGCTGGCCATTCCGATCCTGAAGGCGGCAGTGGCCTGCCATACCGACATGGCGACCTTCGCCGAAGCCGGCGTCAGCGGGAAGGTGGAGGGCGCCTCCGGCTCCGCGGACTGA
- a CDS encoding adenosylcobinamide-GDP ribazoletransferase, producing MRWPAPLAPLAAAVIFLTRVPLPFHGPMPDDLNRRAMGWFPLVGAGVGALGGLAFWAAAAAGLPPLASALLSLAAMALTTGCFHEDGLADVADGFGGGRTREAKLEIMHDSRVGTFGSMALVLGVGLRAAALAAISDPAGVMAALTASGALSRAPIPAIVRGVPPARADGLATRQGRPGPGTAALAVATGLAAAAVLLPGATALAAVAAVAGASAVMVHMARRQVGGYTGDVLGATQQVGEVALLLTVAALTRPT from the coding sequence ATGCGCTGGCCCGCCCCGCTCGCCCCCCTCGCCGCCGCGGTGATTTTCCTGACCCGCGTGCCCCTGCCGTTCCACGGCCCGATGCCCGACGACCTGAACCGGCGGGCCATGGGCTGGTTCCCGCTGGTCGGCGCGGGCGTCGGAGCCCTGGGCGGCCTGGCCTTCTGGGCCGCGGCGGCGGCCGGTCTGCCGCCCCTGGCGTCGGCCCTGCTGTCCCTCGCCGCCATGGCACTGACGACGGGATGCTTCCACGAGGACGGGCTTGCCGATGTGGCCGACGGGTTCGGCGGCGGGCGCACCCGCGAGGCCAAGCTGGAGATCATGCATGACAGCCGGGTGGGGACCTTCGGCAGCATGGCCCTTGTCCTGGGTGTCGGCCTGCGCGCCGCCGCCCTGGCCGCCATCTCCGACCCGGCCGGCGTCATGGCGGCGCTGACCGCATCCGGCGCCCTGTCGCGCGCACCGATCCCGGCAATCGTCCGCGGCGTTCCGCCGGCCCGTGCGGATGGGCTCGCCACGCGCCAGGGGCGCCCCGGTCCGGGAACCGCGGCCCTGGCGGTCGCCACCGGGCTGGCCGCCGCCGCGGTCCTTCTGCCTGGCGCCACGGCCCTGGCGGCGGTGGCCGCGGTGGCAGGGGCGTCCGCGGTCATGGTCCACATGGCCCGCCGGCAGGTGGGCGGCTACACCGGCGATGTGCTGGGGGCGACGCAACAGGTGGGCGAGGTCGCCCTGCTGCTGACGGTCGCGGCCCTCACCCGACCGACGTGA
- a CDS encoding cobalamin biosynthesis protein — MPEPLSTGAGLDLLRPCLVLLAALLVEVCVGDIRLPSRLFPTPGRLVTALAQGADRKLNRPGRGERTLLVRGVLVMVVLVGGAALAGAGLDWLVRQMRNGWILEALLLVSALHVRRPLNRAAAVAGALLSRDRAAAATALDGQTFRHLPSLDEHGMARAAIEMLARGTASGLVAPAFWYLLAGPAGLLAWVAAERLDAVVGRPGLQDAAFGTTAAGLRHAMAAIPAGLAAGSVVAAALAVPGANARAAVRAVAVHGRAVAPGNAGWTDAAYAGALDVALGGPRRRGEVVADAPWIGTGRAKIVPADVHRAVILNAVAAGLGAVLVLAAALALLVTSVG; from the coding sequence ATGCCGGAACCGTTGAGCACCGGGGCCGGCCTGGACCTGCTGCGGCCCTGTCTGGTTCTTTTGGCCGCGCTTCTGGTCGAAGTGTGCGTCGGCGACATCCGGCTGCCCTCCCGTCTTTTCCCCACCCCCGGGCGGCTGGTCACGGCCCTGGCCCAGGGGGCCGACCGCAAGCTCAACCGCCCCGGCCGGGGGGAACGGACCCTGCTTGTCCGCGGCGTGCTCGTCATGGTCGTCCTGGTCGGCGGCGCGGCGCTCGCCGGGGCCGGATTGGATTGGCTGGTCCGGCAAATGCGCAACGGGTGGATCCTGGAAGCCCTGTTGCTGGTCTCCGCCCTTCATGTCCGCCGTCCGCTGAACCGTGCCGCCGCCGTCGCGGGCGCACTTCTATCCCGCGACCGGGCCGCCGCCGCCACCGCGCTCGACGGTCAGACATTCCGCCACCTGCCAAGCCTGGACGAACACGGCATGGCCCGTGCCGCCATCGAGATGCTGGCCCGCGGGACGGCGTCGGGCTTGGTGGCGCCCGCCTTCTGGTATCTGCTGGCCGGCCCGGCCGGCCTGCTGGCCTGGGTCGCGGCGGAGCGGCTGGACGCGGTGGTCGGACGACCGGGGCTCCAGGATGCCGCCTTCGGCACCACGGCGGCCGGTCTCCGGCACGCGATGGCGGCCATCCCCGCCGGGTTGGCCGCGGGATCGGTCGTGGCGGCGGCCCTGGCCGTCCCCGGCGCCAATGCGCGCGCGGCTGTCCGGGCCGTCGCCGTGCACGGGCGGGCGGTCGCTCCTGGAAACGCGGGGTGGACGGACGCCGCCTATGCCGGCGCGCTGGACGTGGCATTGGGCGGGCCGCGGCGGCGGGGGGAGGTGGTCGCGGACGCGCCCTGGATCGGGACCGGCCGGGCCAAAATCGTCCCGGCCGACGTGCATCGGGCCGTCATCCTCAATGCCGTGGCCGCGGGGCTCGGGGCTGTGCTGGTGCTGGCGGCGGCGCTCGCGCTGCTGGTCACGTCGGTCGGGTGA
- a CDS encoding ankyrin repeat domain-containing protein — protein MGRPIAALAILALLAATPAGAEIQLFQGDPVMKATVANDPGQLRILLHRGTTADTPNSAGRTPLSQAAGAGNVELVKLLLTARVNVNSQDRVGNTPLFWAADGGDVDIIDALLAAGARVNQENKQGITPLVAAARKGHAAAVQRLIEAGADVRRADFSGRTPLEWAQEGRNARVVSLIQRAGR, from the coding sequence ATGGGACGCCCGATCGCCGCCCTTGCCATCCTGGCCCTGCTCGCCGCCACCCCGGCCGGCGCCGAGATCCAACTGTTCCAGGGCGACCCGGTCATGAAGGCCACGGTCGCCAACGATCCGGGCCAGCTTCGCATCCTTCTCCATCGCGGGACGACGGCGGATACGCCCAACAGCGCCGGGCGCACGCCGCTCAGCCAGGCCGCGGGCGCCGGCAACGTCGAGCTGGTGAAGCTGTTGCTGACCGCCCGCGTCAACGTCAATTCCCAGGACCGCGTGGGCAACACGCCCCTGTTCTGGGCCGCGGACGGGGGCGACGTGGACATCATCGACGCGCTGCTGGCGGCCGGTGCCCGCGTCAACCAGGAGAACAAGCAGGGCATCACGCCGCTGGTGGCCGCCGCGCGCAAGGGCCATGCGGCGGCGGTGCAACGGTTGATCGAGGCGGGCGCCGACGTGCGCCGGGCCGATTTCAGCGGCCGCACGCCGCTGGAATGGGCGCAGGAGGGCCGCAACGCGCGTGTGGTCTCGCTGATCCAGCGGGCGGGCCGCTGA
- a CDS encoding ABC transporter ATP-binding protein, with protein sequence MSEPLAEPRSGGRTRSAGRMGPGAGSATQRPSIWRRIAAEVHPFRAGLLLLAVLSLLSAPLALLTPVPLQVAVDSVLGDRPPPGWLRAVLPDAAESGGRLLWLCAGLVLAVALATQAHKVVLGVLRDLTAERMVYAFRAKLFLHLQKLSMQRHDAKGSAASIYSIEHDAGALHVLVVYILLPIVSSVATLVATLVVTAMVNPRIAAVALTVSPILVLLTWFSGRLLRDRWHQVHEHEMQALSVVSETLGALRIVRLFGQERREQRRFQERNARTVRVRVRAQLAESLAGLGIGMVIAAGTAAVLVIGAMDVQAGRITMGELLLLMAYLAQLYVPLETMGNQITSQQRALANLERAFALMDEAPTPPENPKAPHRGRARGEIEFRRVSFSYGPNLPTLRGVDVRIPAGSRIGIVGRTGAGKSSLITLLARLYDPDEGQVLLDGVDLRDWRIDDLRRQFAVVAQDTVLFSDTVASNIAYARPDATREEVERAARLAGAHDFITGLPDGYATLCGERGQRFSGGERQRIALARAFLTDAPILILDEPTSAVDLATEAAILNGIERLMPGRTTFLITHRLAALEHCDRVLVLAGGRLVADTTDVQAVVRAAESEFEFGPGPESGAGG encoded by the coding sequence ATGTCCGAACCCCTTGCGGAGCCGCGGTCCGGCGGACGCACCCGTTCCGCGGGCCGTATGGGGCCGGGGGCGGGATCCGCAACGCAAAGGCCGTCCATCTGGCGCCGGATCGCCGCCGAGGTGCACCCGTTCCGGGCCGGCCTGCTGCTCCTGGCCGTTCTGTCCCTGCTGTCGGCCCCGCTCGCCCTGCTGACGCCCGTGCCGCTGCAGGTGGCGGTGGACTCGGTCCTGGGCGACCGGCCGCCGCCGGGTTGGCTCCGGGCCGTCCTGCCCGATGCCGCCGAATCGGGGGGGCGGCTGCTCTGGCTGTGCGCGGGCCTGGTGCTGGCGGTGGCGCTGGCCACCCAGGCGCACAAGGTGGTGCTCGGCGTGCTGCGCGACCTGACGGCGGAGCGGATGGTCTACGCGTTCCGCGCCAAGCTGTTCCTGCACCTGCAAAAGCTGTCGATGCAGCGGCATGATGCCAAGGGGTCGGCTGCATCGATCTACAGCATCGAGCACGATGCCGGTGCGCTGCATGTGCTGGTGGTCTACATCCTGCTGCCGATCGTCTCGTCCGTGGCGACGTTGGTGGCCACGCTGGTCGTGACCGCGATGGTGAACCCGCGCATCGCCGCGGTGGCCTTGACCGTATCGCCGATCCTGGTGCTGCTGACCTGGTTCTCGGGCCGTCTGCTGCGGGACCGCTGGCATCAGGTGCACGAGCACGAAATGCAGGCCCTGTCGGTGGTGTCCGAAACCCTGGGGGCGCTGCGCATCGTGCGCCTGTTCGGGCAGGAACGGCGCGAGCAGCGGCGCTTCCAGGAACGCAACGCCCGGACGGTCAGGGTGCGGGTTCGGGCGCAGCTTGCCGAAAGCCTGGCCGGGCTCGGCATCGGCATGGTCATCGCGGCGGGCACCGCGGCGGTGCTGGTGATCGGCGCGATGGACGTCCAGGCGGGCCGGATCACGATGGGCGAACTGCTGCTGCTGATGGCCTATCTGGCGCAGCTCTATGTTCCGCTGGAAACCATGGGCAACCAGATCACCTCGCAGCAACGCGCGTTGGCGAACCTGGAACGCGCCTTCGCCCTGATGGACGAGGCGCCGACGCCGCCCGAGAACCCCAAGGCCCCCCACCGCGGCCGCGCCCGCGGCGAGATCGAATTCCGCCGCGTGTCCTTCTCCTACGGTCCCAACCTGCCGACACTGCGCGGCGTGGACGTCCGCATTCCGGCCGGCAGCCGCATCGGCATCGTCGGTCGCACCGGGGCGGGGAAAAGCTCGCTGATCACACTGCTGGCACGACTGTACGACCCCGACGAGGGCCAAGTGCTTCTGGACGGCGTGGACCTTCGGGACTGGCGGATCGACGACCTGCGCCGGCAATTCGCCGTGGTGGCCCAGGACACGGTGCTGTTTTCGGACACGGTAGCATCGAACATCGCCTATGCCCGGCCCGACGCCACCCGCGAGGAGGTGGAGCGGGCGGCCAGGCTGGCGGGCGCCCATGATTTCATCACCGGACTGCCCGACGGCTATGCCACCCTGTGCGGCGAGCGTGGCCAGCGCTTCTCCGGTGGCGAACGCCAGCGCATCGCGCTCGCCCGCGCCTTCCTGACCGACGCGCCGATCCTGATCCTGGACGAGCCGACCAGCGCGGTGGATCTGGCGACCGAAGCGGCGATCCTGAACGGGATCGAGCGGCTGATGCCGGGCCGCACCACGTTCCTGATCACCCACCGCCTGGCGGCGCTGGAGCATTGCGACCGGGTGCTGGTGCTGGCCGGCGGGCGGCTAGTGGCCGACACCACGGATGTGCAGGCCGTGGTGCGGGCCGCGGAGTCGGAGTTCGAATTCGGCCCGGGTCCGGAGTCGGGGGCCGGCGGCTGA
- the phaZ gene encoding polyhydroxyalkanoate depolymerase, producing MLYQLYDLQHAALAPMRFLAEATQATFQHPLVPAAYTQAGRAIAAGAELLERVTRRFGKPEFGLPTTVIDGREVAVTERDVLVKPFCTLKRFERATDRGDPKLLVVAPLSGHYATLLRGTVEALLPAHDVYITDWVNARNVPLSEGPFGLDDYIAYVIEFLRHLGPNTHVLAVCQPAVPVLAAVSLLAQADDPCQPATMTLMGGPIDTTAAPTQPTRLAEARPLSWFERTVVATVPPWYPGAFRKVYPGFIQLTGFMSMNLDRHVDAHVNLFRHLVRGDGEGADAHRKFYDEYLSVMDLPADYYLQTVQRVFQEHHLPKGCFTWRGIKVEPQAIRKTGLMTVEGELDDISAVGQTSAAHRLCSGIPADRRVQHLQKGVGHYGIFNGRKWREEIMPRVRDFIRANDGGEIAPAPLPAAAPAIPRPRTSPGGRSRA from the coding sequence TTGCTCTACCAGCTCTACGATCTGCAGCACGCCGCCCTGGCCCCCATGCGCTTCCTGGCCGAGGCAACCCAGGCCACCTTCCAACACCCGCTGGTTCCCGCCGCCTACACCCAGGCCGGCCGCGCGATCGCGGCGGGGGCGGAACTGCTGGAGCGGGTGACCCGGCGTTTCGGAAAACCCGAATTCGGCCTGCCCACCACCGTGATCGACGGGCGGGAGGTCGCGGTCACCGAGCGCGACGTCCTGGTGAAGCCGTTTTGCACATTGAAGCGGTTCGAACGTGCGACCGACCGTGGCGATCCCAAGCTGCTGGTCGTGGCGCCGCTGTCCGGACACTACGCCACGCTGCTGCGCGGCACGGTCGAGGCGCTGCTGCCGGCGCACGACGTCTACATCACCGACTGGGTCAATGCCCGCAACGTGCCGCTGAGCGAGGGCCCCTTCGGGCTGGACGACTACATCGCCTACGTCATCGAGTTCCTGCGCCATCTGGGCCCGAACACGCATGTGCTGGCCGTCTGCCAACCGGCGGTGCCGGTGCTGGCGGCGGTGTCGCTGCTGGCCCAGGCCGACGATCCGTGCCAGCCGGCCACCATGACGCTGATGGGCGGCCCGATCGACACCACGGCCGCCCCGACCCAACCGACCCGTCTGGCCGAAGCCCGGCCCCTGTCCTGGTTCGAGCGGACCGTCGTCGCCACCGTCCCGCCCTGGTATCCGGGCGCCTTCCGCAAGGTCTATCCGGGCTTCATCCAGCTGACCGGGTTCATGTCCATGAACCTGGACCGGCATGTGGATGCGCACGTGAACCTGTTCCGGCATCTGGTCCGGGGGGACGGCGAGGGCGCCGATGCGCACCGCAAATTCTACGACGAGTACCTGTCGGTCATGGATCTGCCGGCCGACTACTACCTGCAGACCGTCCAGCGGGTGTTCCAGGAACACCACCTGCCCAAAGGCTGCTTCACCTGGCGGGGCATCAAGGTCGAGCCGCAGGCGATCCGCAAGACCGGACTGATGACGGTCGAGGGCGAGCTGGACGACATCTCCGCGGTCGGCCAGACCTCGGCCGCGCACAGGCTGTGCAGCGGCATCCCCGCGGACAGGCGGGTGCAGCACCTGCAAAAAGGCGTGGGCCACTACGGCATTTTCAATGGCCGCAAGTGGCGCGAGGAGATCATGCCCCGCGTGCGCGACTTCATCCGCGCCAACGACGGCGGCGAGATCGCGCCGGCGCCCCTGCCGGCTGCGGCGCCGGCGATCCCGCGCCCGCGCACGTCCCCGGGAGGGCGGTCGCGCGCCTAG
- the glgA gene encoding glycogen synthase GlgA gives MRILLVASEVFPLVKTGGLADVVGALPPALRAHGFDARVLVPGHPAVLGAGVAWRDLGRVDGLPGPAGWLEGRILAGRLEGGTDGGLDLMVLDQPALYGRAGNPYTGPDGRDWPDNAFRFAALSRAAARIGLAGAGDGWRPDVVHAHDWQAGLAPAYLVFEQDGRPRPATVTTIHNIAFQGVFDAGLLGALALPPRSFTMEGLEYYGGIGFLKAGLFYADRITTVSPTYADEITTPDDGMGLDGLLRKRRADLVGLLNGIDTGIWNPAADPALPAPYDADRIEAKAASKAALQHRMGLEVRADAPLFGVVSRLTWQKGLDLVLQALPGLLGAGGQLAVLGSGDRELEDRFRAYADAHKGAVGLVLGYDEPLSHLIQAGSDALLVPSRFEPCGLTQMYALRYGTVPVVRRVGGLADTVRDGDETDIREGRANGFTFERATVDELEWAVGRAVGRYRQPDLWRRLQRNGMACDNSWEHAAKAYAALYRSLRS, from the coding sequence ATGCGCATCCTGCTCGTCGCTTCCGAAGTGTTCCCGCTGGTCAAGACCGGCGGGTTGGCCGATGTGGTCGGCGCCCTGCCGCCCGCCCTCCGCGCCCACGGCTTTGACGCCCGGGTCCTGGTGCCGGGCCATCCCGCCGTGCTGGGGGCCGGGGTCGCGTGGCGGGACCTGGGACGGGTGGACGGGCTGCCGGGGCCCGCCGGATGGCTCGAAGGGCGCATCCTGGCCGGGCGGTTGGAGGGCGGGACGGATGGGGGCCTCGACCTCATGGTCCTCGACCAGCCGGCGCTGTACGGCCGTGCCGGCAACCCCTACACGGGGCCGGACGGCCGGGATTGGCCGGACAACGCGTTCCGCTTCGCCGCCTTATCCCGGGCCGCGGCCCGGATCGGGCTCGCCGGGGCCGGGGACGGATGGCGCCCCGACGTGGTGCACGCCCACGATTGGCAGGCCGGTCTCGCACCGGCCTATCTCGTGTTCGAGCAGGATGGCCGTCCCCGTCCGGCCACCGTCACGACCATCCACAACATCGCCTTCCAAGGCGTCTTCGACGCGGGCCTGCTTGGTGCACTGGCCCTGCCGCCCCGGTCCTTCACGATGGAGGGGCTGGAGTATTACGGCGGCATCGGATTCCTGAAGGCGGGCCTGTTCTATGCGGACAGGATCACCACCGTCAGTCCCACCTATGCGGACGAGATCACGACCCCCGATGACGGAATGGGGCTGGACGGGCTCTTGCGCAAACGCCGGGCCGATCTGGTGGGGCTTCTCAATGGGATCGACACGGGGATCTGGAACCCGGCGGCGGATCCGGCGCTTCCCGCCCCCTACGATGCCGATCGGATCGAGGCGAAGGCCGCATCCAAAGCGGCGCTCCAGCACCGGATGGGGCTGGAGGTGCGGGCGGACGCACCCTTGTTCGGCGTGGTCAGCCGCCTGACCTGGCAGAAGGGCCTCGATCTCGTGCTCCAGGCCTTGCCGGGGCTGCTGGGGGCGGGCGGGCAACTGGCCGTGCTGGGATCGGGCGACCGGGAACTGGAGGACCGGTTCCGGGCCTACGCCGACGCGCACAAGGGCGCGGTCGGCCTGGTGCTGGGCTACGACGAGCCACTGTCGCACCTCATCCAGGCCGGTTCGGATGCGCTGTTGGTGCCGTCCCGGTTCGAGCCCTGCGGGCTGACGCAGATGTATGCCCTGCGCTACGGCACCGTGCCGGTGGTCCGCCGGGTCGGCGGGCTGGCGGATACGGTGCGGGACGGGGACGAGACCGACATCCGCGAGGGCCGCGCCAACGGCTTCACCTTCGAGCGCGCGACCGTGGACGAGCTGGAATGGGCGGTCGGGCGCGCCGTCGGCCGGTACCGGCAACCCGACCTCTGGCGCCGGCTCCAGCGCAACGGCATGGCCTGCGACAACAGTTGGGAGCACGCGGCCAAGGCCTACGCCGCGCTGTACCGCTCGCTCCGGTCGTAA